A DNA window from Moorella thermoacetica contains the following coding sequences:
- a CDS encoding M48 family metallopeptidase has translation MSARAGIIWSTLLIMAAILSLVFIFFTLLPGQIPAAVWQYFTPAEVERARRYQQIMGLVAILAFLAKTAFLVWLVYSTRSGAWSERVLRLTGGRYYPALLVYFCLIWLLLKAIGLPFNFYGSFIVQHQWGLATQSLASWWSDYLKGSLLDLVLSGAGVLLLFWATGRWPCTWWVAAGLFLSAWLFISTFIWPLIIAPIFNRFQPVTAGPIKTMVTRLANRAGLKIDQILIMDASRRTTTANAYFTGLGATKRIVLYDTLVDNYPSDEVEAVIAHEIAHWQRGHIIRGSLWGILANFFLTGLLYAVLRVTFTYEITRPGPYPPQILIVILLFLQLVSFLGQPIQNAISRSYETEADQVALELTGNPGAMIRLQVDLARKNLADVAPPAFIEWLTYSHPATLKRIRAAEAYPRGQ, from the coding sequence GTATTTCACCCCGGCCGAAGTGGAAAGGGCGCGGCGTTACCAGCAGATCATGGGCCTGGTGGCCATCCTGGCTTTCCTGGCCAAAACGGCCTTCCTGGTCTGGCTGGTCTACAGCACCCGCTCCGGCGCCTGGTCCGAGAGGGTTCTGCGCCTGACAGGCGGGCGCTATTATCCGGCCCTGCTGGTGTACTTCTGCCTGATATGGTTGCTACTGAAAGCCATTGGCCTGCCTTTTAACTTTTACGGCAGCTTCATCGTCCAGCACCAGTGGGGCCTGGCCACCCAGAGCCTGGCCTCCTGGTGGAGCGATTACCTCAAGGGTTCCCTCCTGGACCTGGTCCTGTCCGGAGCCGGCGTACTTCTCCTTTTCTGGGCTACCGGTCGCTGGCCCTGCACCTGGTGGGTGGCCGCCGGCCTCTTCCTGTCAGCCTGGCTCTTTATTTCCACCTTCATCTGGCCCTTGATCATCGCTCCCATTTTTAACCGCTTCCAGCCGGTTACCGCGGGACCGATAAAGACCATGGTCACCCGCCTGGCCAACCGAGCCGGCCTGAAAATAGACCAGATCCTGATCATGGACGCCAGCCGCCGGACTACCACGGCCAACGCCTATTTTACCGGCCTGGGGGCCACCAAACGCATCGTCCTCTATGACACCCTGGTGGATAACTATCCCAGCGATGAAGTTGAAGCGGTAATCGCCCATGAAATAGCCCACTGGCAACGAGGCCATATAATCAGGGGATCCCTGTGGGGCATACTGGCCAATTTCTTTCTCACGGGGCTTCTGTATGCCGTATTAAGGGTCACATTTACCTACGAAATCACCCGGCCGGGACCATACCCGCCCCAAATCCTGATAGTCATACTCCTCTTCCTGCAACTGGTTTCCTTCTTGGGCCAACCCATCCAGAATGCCATTTCCCGCAGCTATGAAACCGAAGCCGACCAGGTAGCTCTGGAACTTACCGGCAACCCCGGAGCCATGATCCGTCTCCAGGTGGATCTGGCCCGGAAAAATCTGGCCGACGTGGCCCCCCCGGCCTTTATCGAATGGCTGACCTATTCCCACCCAGCCACCCTGAAGAGAATCCGGGCGGCGGAGGCTTACCCCCGCGGGCAATAA
- a CDS encoding xanthine dehydrogenase family protein molybdopterin-binding subunit produces MGVIGASPARGDARAKVTGEAIYPADIVFPGMIYGQAIRSPHPHARIVNIDTAAALKVPGVLCVLTARDIPGHNGQGVLFQDMPVLAGNEVRSVNDVVALVGATTPAAAREGAAMVKVDYEELPALLDPVAAMQPGAPRVHPDQENIIYHLPIRRGDVAAGFAAADVVVENTYRTQLLDHAFLQPEAAVARLDERGHLIIYVATQYVHWDRTEVARVLGWNQDRVRIVAPAVGGAFGGREDMTLQTLVALLAVHTRRPAKMVLSREESFFAHSKRHPMIMRYKTGATREGKLTALEAEIIGDSGAYCSWAPNVLRKAAIHATGPYVIPNVKIDAYAVYTNNPFTGAMRGFGATQPPLAYESQMDELAAQLGIHPFTIRWLNAFRQGDVTATGQVLESSVGLTETMLQAARAAGWSPDNLLPGGKLG; encoded by the coding sequence ATGGGAGTGATCGGTGCTTCCCCCGCCAGAGGTGATGCCCGAGCCAAGGTCACCGGTGAGGCCATCTACCCGGCTGATATCGTCTTCCCGGGCATGATTTACGGCCAGGCTATTCGCAGCCCCCACCCCCACGCCAGGATTGTCAATATCGACACCGCCGCAGCCCTGAAGGTACCCGGGGTCCTCTGCGTGCTTACCGCCCGGGATATTCCCGGACACAACGGCCAGGGTGTTCTTTTCCAGGATATGCCCGTCCTCGCCGGAAACGAGGTGCGCTCGGTTAACGACGTCGTAGCCCTGGTGGGGGCTACCACCCCGGCGGCGGCCCGGGAAGGGGCCGCTATGGTAAAGGTGGACTATGAGGAACTACCGGCCCTCCTGGACCCGGTGGCCGCGATGCAACCGGGCGCGCCCCGGGTCCATCCCGACCAGGAGAATATTATTTACCACCTGCCCATCAGGAGGGGCGACGTGGCGGCCGGTTTCGCCGCTGCCGACGTGGTTGTGGAAAACACCTACCGTACCCAGCTCCTGGACCACGCCTTCCTCCAACCGGAAGCCGCAGTGGCCCGGCTGGACGAGCGCGGCCACCTTATAATCTATGTGGCCACCCAGTATGTCCACTGGGATCGGACGGAAGTAGCACGGGTGCTGGGCTGGAACCAGGATCGCGTCCGCATTGTGGCTCCGGCGGTGGGGGGTGCCTTCGGCGGCCGGGAAGATATGACCCTGCAGACCCTGGTGGCTTTGCTGGCCGTCCATACCCGCCGGCCGGCCAAAATGGTTCTCAGCAGGGAAGAATCCTTTTTCGCCCACAGCAAACGGCATCCCATGATTATGCGCTATAAGACCGGGGCTACACGCGAGGGGAAATTAACGGCCCTGGAAGCCGAAATTATCGGCGACAGCGGCGCCTATTGTTCCTGGGCCCCCAATGTACTGCGTAAGGCGGCCATCCATGCCACCGGGCCTTATGTCATCCCCAACGTCAAGATCGATGCCTATGCCGTCTATACCAACAACCCCTTTACGGGGGCTATGCGCGGCTTTGGCGCCACCCAGCCGCCCCTGGCTTATGAAAGCCAGATGGACGAACTGGCTGCGCAGCTGGGCATTCACCCCTTTACCATCCGCTGGCTCAACGCTTTCCGCCAGGGGGATGTAACCGCTACCGGCCAGGTCCTGGAAAGTAGCGTCGGTCTTACGGAAACTATGCTCCAGGCAGCCCGGGCTGCCGGCTGGTCCCCTGACAATTTGCTACCGGGAGGGAAGCTAGGATGA
- a CDS encoding stalk domain-containing protein, whose translation MQRINTRLLPVTIIALLLCMATFLNTALAASPPAKQIILTPGSTEIWVDGEKATLPAAPYVSDGVLMVPLRRLADELGFTVQWQEGPPQSIVVNSGNLRAEMYPGTWVVFLTGSDYRAVILPAEVQQKDGLIFVPTAFFQDAFRVPMAESKGEKGVYLLGSDNQPPTAYFDVQEPVYAGEEVKYIDKSSDGDGDAIVERQWLNKKNIFPSPGVYSVTLKVKDSRGS comes from the coding sequence ATGCAGCGTATAAACACCCGCTTGCTACCTGTAACAATAATTGCCCTCCTGCTTTGCATGGCTACATTTTTAAATACGGCCCTTGCCGCCTCGCCGCCGGCCAAGCAAATAATTTTAACCCCGGGATCAACGGAGATCTGGGTTGACGGGGAAAAAGCAACCCTGCCAGCGGCACCCTATGTTTCTGACGGCGTTCTCATGGTCCCCCTGAGGAGGCTGGCTGACGAACTAGGCTTTACGGTCCAATGGCAAGAGGGACCACCCCAGTCTATTGTCGTAAATTCCGGCAACCTGCGGGCGGAAATGTACCCGGGCACCTGGGTAGTCTTTCTTACGGGTTCTGACTACCGGGCCGTAATCCTTCCGGCCGAGGTCCAGCAAAAAGATGGCCTCATCTTTGTTCCCACCGCTTTTTTCCAAGATGCCTTCCGGGTACCGATGGCAGAAAGTAAAGGAGAAAAGGGAGTTTACCTTTTGGGAAGCGATAATCAGCCGCCGACTGCTTATTTTGACGTCCAGGAGCCGGTGTATGCCGGGGAAGAAGTGAAGTACATAGACAAAAGTAGCGACGGTGACGGCGATGCAATTGTCGAACGCCAGTGGTTAAACAAGAAGAATATCTTCCCATCGCCCGGGGTTTATTCTGTTACCCTGAAAGTGAAGGACAGCCGTGGTAGCTAG
- a CDS encoding carbonic anhydrase has product MAECQACVLTCMDFRIQGPVAAWLREKGLAGKYDYLSLPGASRNFLNEGKLTLVEDSYRLHHIKEVYLIHHEDCGAYNLGDLPVEEQLARQRQDMELAARILKERLPELKVYLAFLYLDGHVVELTSI; this is encoded by the coding sequence ATGGCTGAGTGTCAGGCCTGTGTTCTAACCTGTATGGATTTTCGCATTCAGGGTCCTGTTGCTGCTTGGTTACGGGAGAAGGGGTTGGCCGGAAAGTATGATTACTTGTCCCTTCCAGGCGCCAGCCGCAATTTCCTCAATGAAGGCAAACTAACCCTGGTTGAGGATTCTTACCGGCTCCATCACATTAAAGAAGTCTATTTAATTCACCACGAAGACTGTGGCGCCTACAACCTGGGCGACCTGCCCGTCGAAGAACAACTGGCCCGCCAGCGCCAAGATATGGAATTGGCTGCCAGGATATTAAAAGAACGCCTTCCGGAACTGAAAGTATACCTTGCCTTCCTTTACCTGGATGGCCACGTCGTTGAACTGACTTCCATATAG
- the dinB gene encoding DNA polymerase IV, translating to MVSSDCSILLCDANSFFASVHQALDPGLRGRPVIVAGREATRHGIVLAASYEAKLGYGIKTGMTVREARGLCPHGVFIPPRHDLYIEFSTRILRIMRDFTPLVEPFSIDEAWLDVRGCRDLHGSPLTVARRLKQRIREEVGITTSVGLGPSKLLAKMAAEMQKPDGLTVLDYADVPGKMWPLPVRELFGIGPRMEAHLAKLGIHTIGELAGFPVEVLIKRFGVVGRILHQCARGIDYSPVDPHSLDTVKSIGHQITLPRDYRGYEEIEVVLLELAELVARRVRLGGYLGRTVAISLKDPEFHWLGRSRTLPHYTDTAGDIYAAARHLLHRHWPEWRAVRLVGVSLAGLVPATVRQEDLFGRVERQARLDRACDQLKNRYGERVIHRAVSLTEAGVLYGGS from the coding sequence ATGGTGTCCAGCGATTGTTCCATTCTCCTGTGCGATGCTAACAGTTTCTTTGCCTCTGTGCATCAGGCCCTGGACCCGGGTTTACGCGGGCGCCCGGTTATCGTCGCCGGCCGGGAGGCTACCCGCCACGGCATTGTCCTGGCAGCCAGCTATGAGGCCAAGCTGGGTTACGGTATCAAGACCGGCATGACGGTCCGGGAAGCCAGGGGCCTTTGCCCCCACGGGGTCTTTATTCCTCCCCGTCATGACCTGTACATCGAGTTTTCTACCCGGATCTTACGTATTATGCGGGACTTTACTCCCCTGGTAGAGCCCTTCTCTATAGACGAAGCCTGGCTGGATGTCCGCGGCTGCCGGGATCTCCACGGCTCGCCCCTGACCGTAGCCCGGCGGCTGAAGCAAAGGATCAGGGAGGAAGTGGGGATTACCACCAGCGTCGGCCTGGGGCCTTCTAAACTCCTGGCCAAGATGGCCGCTGAGATGCAGAAGCCTGATGGTCTGACCGTCCTGGATTACGCCGATGTTCCCGGGAAGATGTGGCCCCTCCCCGTCCGGGAACTCTTCGGCATCGGCCCCCGTATGGAGGCCCACCTGGCCAAACTCGGTATCCATACCATCGGGGAGCTAGCCGGTTTCCCTGTTGAGGTGCTCATTAAGCGTTTTGGGGTTGTGGGCCGGATTCTCCACCAGTGTGCCCGGGGCATCGACTACAGTCCCGTGGACCCCCATTCCCTGGACACAGTTAAATCCATCGGCCACCAGATCACCCTGCCCCGGGACTACCGGGGCTACGAGGAAATCGAGGTGGTCCTGCTGGAACTGGCTGAACTGGTGGCCCGGCGGGTGCGCCTGGGAGGTTATCTGGGCCGGACGGTGGCTATAAGCCTCAAGGATCCGGAGTTTCACTGGCTGGGGCGCTCCCGTACCCTGCCCCATTATACCGATACCGCGGGGGATATTTACGCCGCGGCCCGGCATCTCCTGCACCGCCACTGGCCGGAATGGCGAGCCGTGCGGCTGGTCGGGGTCAGCCTGGCCGGCCTGGTGCCGGCGACGGTGCGCCAGGAAGATCTTTTCGGCCGGGTGGAAAGGCAGGCCCGCCTTGATCGGGCCTGCGACCAGTTAAAAAACCGCTACGGTGAAAGGGTTATTCACCGGGCGGTATCTTTAACCGAGGCGGGGGTGCTCTATGGGGGGAGCTAA